The sequence aatcacaataaactgggccgtctgaccaatcagagcagaaaaAGCTCTTGTAAAGGAGCAGTTaagagagactgaatcctttATCGAGCCATTTCAAACACTGTGAAAAAAGAGGTGATGTGCAAAtgtaatgtatattatgagaaaattaaactggttttgaccttggatgcatgtaaagctattgtaggagaccttaaataaaattagaaacctttaaaatagcataataggagcactttaaatagttttatggTTCCATTTACCCTCTATCAAATTGCAAATCACTCAAaaccagtttttaaaaaatcccagtaaaatttacggtaaaaaaccggcagctgtggttgccagaactttaccgtaaaaaatacagtagcaacgtaaaaaaaatctgttaaatttacggtaaaataacatatttcattaactgatataatgttaatttaccaacctaatgaagtactaatatctgttttgtagtcagtcaccaaacacagtggtgataagagtcacatgatgaatcaaagttcatcacaagcagcttttccacaagctgaggaggacaatactaatatatagaaggtgcacagagtgtcattcacacacacactaaacaccatcatggtaacatgcatgaaattttaaaaatgcaataaacattaatttaacaacattagatgtaacataaaaccataatgtacataactgattagaaaaatgagaaaaactaagaagaaacagagttatttcaacgaaaatatatcaaatgtgaagtgtcaagcagggaattgtgggaatgtcaatttacgttttttcactgtaaattttacaatgaattgttatttttcacttccaaaaacggtgaatttaacggtattttaccgtaaaattacattaaatgtactgttagatctattacagttattcaccgtatatagtacggaaactttctgtaaaccaatagacagtttttcaccgcagcatttttacagtcttttactgttaaaatcatggtcattttttacagtgtacagcaATGTCATAATTTGCTTGTCTCAGCTTGTCTCAGCTCTCTCCATCAAAGCTCCCAATCTTAAGGAAGATCAGAATCTTTGTGTTAATTTTAGTCTGATGTCAAGTGAAATGGACAATGCCATATCATTATGCTCTTTACTGTTAAACTCTAAAATCTTTCAAAGCACAACCATAATATGTGAATTAGATTTGTGTCAAGCAACAAATGAGTATTAGAATTACAGATCATTATAGAGTGGTGCTTAATTATAGGTTTGCATGAGAGGGGATGTTATTCCATTAGTCAAGCcgtctcttcttaaaaagaggaCTTGAATCATTCAGTCAAGCATTTTGTGCTGTGATATTTTCTTCTGAGCCATCCAACTCCACAATATCCCTGAGATAACCCTGCCTATCCAGCCAGACGTTTGGAGTACGATTATGTTTGGGGTCACTCACTTCTGCAGGACCTAGCAGCTTAGCGCTCTCTCCGATGCTCTCCTCAATGAAGCAGCGTTCTTCAGCACTGATGGTGGGATGTACGGCTGGGCTCTCATATGACACCAAGATCCAAAACATATACCAGAATATCCCAAAACACCCTAAAGAGAAACAAACAATTCTTAGATGCTGATCTTAAAAGACAACATCATAAAATTATGCCAGATAAGAAGCGGACAGGAAGATCAGCTGACTGAAAACTCCTCATATAACTAAATTACAGTTCATTGCTTTCCAGACAGAGTGTACTAATTCTTGGCAGAGGGACAGGCAGATTCAGTGTCAGCACAGAGGATAGACACATGGCAGCATCAGAGGAAAAATCAATACTCAGCATCAGTGAGTTAATCCATACTACACTTACTAAAATACACTCATCAAGACCGTTAAGCACACTCATACAATGATGCTTTACACTATAACCATGGCTCATACATCATTGTGCACACAAACCACTCGTACCAtagacatagaaaacagatgaCCAGCCAGTGTACTGCACCAGGATCCCAGCTAGAGGCATGGCAATGACAGCTCCAGCATAGGAACCTACAGAACGAGAGAGGAAGAGAGCCATGGGAGAACTCAAAAAACTCTGAAATAAATTGTctttaaacaaagaaacaaaaaagcTTTCTGAATGTACTTTCAACTGCTGAATATATGCATTAAAACAACACAGGAAAGTACAGTtcatgcataaataatgtttccTAGAGTTCTTGAGGATAAACaacaaatgtatatttaaattttaacatGCACACAATAATGAGGTGCCAAGATagcaactaaacaaaatatgaTGACGCATGGTTTTCTTTAGTGTCCACTGACTAATctatatttgttttaaagagaaTAAAGATGGAAATTACCACAGAAAGAGGTTGTGGCTAGACGGCTTCTTTCCAGTGGAGGGGCCCATTTACTCCAGATCCCATGACAGGCTGGGTAGGTCACACCCTAGGGAACAATAATACTACACATCAGTTTTATATCACAAAGAAATTTGCTTAGACAGATtttcaaattataaaaatgttacatCACATAATTCTatttaaattcatattaatATTCCATTGGTTATAAATAAAaggtaaataataatatatacattgttgcCAAGATGGAAGTATAGGCACATGTGCCTCTAGATCAATACAGCTGTGCTAAAGACAAAGCCTGGGTTATAATTCTCTATATCCTCAGGCCATAACTGATTGTTGCAGGACTGTGGACTTTCTCTAGTAAGGATTTCCACAAATGGCACAAATAGAAAATTATCCACCACATTATGTAAGTGTCCACATTTTAGATATGAATACCTATAGAGGGTTATGATAGGCCTATTAGATCGTTATTAGCAAACAAGCGATTAAAATCAAATGAGAGAAAAATCGTATTTTCTTACCTCTACAAGCCCTTGTAATATCCTGACGAATATGACGCAACCATAGTGAGCACGTGCAGCTGTGGGGATGAACATATTCAGTGTGGACGTGAGGAAAATGGCTGCGCCAAATACCCTGAATAACAGATGGaaacatgttttcattatagaatgaaaaaaacataattcttttatttttaggCTACATTATTTCTCGTTTTTAAGGCTGATCTATTCAGCTACGTGCAATTCATATCTTCTTTCTGCGTTCTGTTCtttattaattgtaaaaatgaaaaaaagaaaaaacagggATATTGGTCGCGCGGGGTGATGCCAGCACCTACGGCAGCAGAAGAAATAAGGGCTTCCATTTATTTCCAATTTTCCTGACGTCTTGTAGCGCTCGAGACCCTCTCACCTCTCTCCCACCGGCACTCGCTAATCGGATTGAGGGAGTTCTCCTGCACGAGACTCGCTGATTCTATTAGATCTCAATCTCGTCAACCATTATGAACTGagaactgttgtataatttCAGCAACGACAGTTATGTCAAAGATTTGACGTACTGAGTTAATAACTATAATTGCACAGCATTTTAATTTGTAGATtcttggtttaaaaaaaaaaaaaaaggttcgtTCACTGTTAGCCAATCATCAAACATAGATGTTTTAGTGAAAACACATTGCGTCCAATGTTCAAAATATTTCCAGGTACCGAGATGGCAGtattatttttgataaattgtTGTGTGATATATGAGGCACGGCCAAACCCTCTGGCAACATGTCCGAGGCTGGTTGCCATGCCCCCCTCATTGAGCAGATTAGACACGGTTTCCCCCGGGATCTCATTAACAGGTGGAGAATGCCCCACAGACCCGCTCCCACAGTCTAATCCTACAACTCACACGACGGGTCAGCGTTCAGTCTGCCACTCACGCAACACTGGAACACAAGCAGACTGATCAACCATAGCAATGAACTCTCCACCTCTCTGCCTGTCTGGAGcgttgatttatttatttgatttccTTTCACCTTGAAAGCTTGAATAAAAATAGTATTGCTAAggtttatattataataataaaattacagCACTGATTTATTAGCCTATTTTCCTTCTTTACAATTGACCATTGCCTTCAAATAAAAACGTTTTGAGACGTTttccaaaataaaatgttcGTATTAGAGATCTTTCTCCTTTCTTCGTTTTTCTATGACAAAATTGAATcaatatgcattaaaataaagcataaaataaaGTTAGATATAAAATTTATGCAAATAATTTCACACTCAGTGCGTGTCATTTACAAGTCTTTAaacaatcaatcagtcaatcaatcaataaaacaTAGGAGGTTGGGTTGAACTTGTGCTAAATTAGCTCCTCCCATCATCCTCTTCTTCTTCCAATGACAGGTACAGATTGAATAATAGGCTACACGGTAGTCACCACTATAGGCTTATAGCTAGTTCCTGTGTAGTCCTCAAACAAAATGAGAAACGCACCACGTTTCTCAAGCCAATCTTTGCAGCTCGGTTTTGCAAATGCAAATTCGATTCCATTGTTTAAATATtaggtttattttaaaatttatatttttaatgttttatgactaaaactatccaataattatttttcctattgcattcaataatgtttaataaatttaaacGTCTCGACAAGAGAACGAAATTCCTTGTCAGGCAGTATAGGCTTTCGCACCGCTTTCGTGTTGGCTTGACAAACACCTGGAGATGCTGGCGACAGTTTCTACCTTCAGCGGAGGCAGAATCCTGATATATGCTTAAACTCTATGCGAACCTGCTGCTTTGAGACGACACCTATGACATAAGCTGCAATGATTTTAATGGCTTAGTTTAGGGACAAACATATGATCCATTTAAAAcgtaataatataatttatcaataaaataaagtataattatagaatatttatttttgtaaacgTGTtagctaataattaattattaatgttttttcgTTACCATTAGGCTTTTACCTTAGTAGGCCTATCTTATGTTCTATTGCAATGTGGAAAGTAGCCTAATATAAACCAAATGCGACTTTAAATGCAATCAATTACGGTAGATAATAATACGtctaatgataataataatctgaataaaatattatatttctaATGATTTACCTGTTTGCCGCCAGTCTAGAGGAAATGTATCCTCCGGGAATTTGTGTCACAATATAACCCCAGAAAAACGAGCCATGAATCATTCCAACTATTTCCGGGTCCCAGTTGAACTTTGCCTTCTATGGGAGAGAAATAACAGAAAATATCAGGTTGCTAATCCTGTCTGCAAAAGGAGAGACAACTGAAAATGTGAATATCCTCATATGCGCGCGCGTTTCCACACACCTCTAATAACAGGTTAAAATATAGACATTCGTTATTTGTGAAAacataaaacttttatttttgtaaaccCATagcaaacaaaatatttattgattattgtgcacaaaaaatgaaatgacaaGAGCGAAGGATTAGTTTCCAGCTGAAGAGTTAATCAATTTGAGGCCGATATAACCAAGGTCAATTTTTTTGCATGAGTAGCCTACTTGTTTTCAATATTTTCCAGGCTAGTATGTGGGGCCTTTTTTTTCTAACAAACACAAATCATTATGCTTTTTGAATATTtcctttattatatttattttccataaaTTGATTTCAGACGGAgactgtgcatgtgtgtgtgtgtgtgtgtgtgtgtgtgtgtgtgtaagctgTTTGTGGGGGTGTCACTAAGCTGACGTGGACATACAGTATAAAATCCAAGCGTGCCACGCGCACAAACCTCTTTGATGACGATCTTTCCGTTCAGGTGAACGGTGCTGTTGTTCACCATGCTCACTATTGCCACGCCTAAGTTGCACCGAATACCGAAGGAGATGCAGAACCCGAGGCCGCTCATTATGGCGATGATGTAGCGGCGCGGAAGTCCAAAGCACGTGCAGTCGCACAAAGGTGGCTTTTTCTCGCTGGTCTGTGTAGGCCGTCCATCCTCGGTCAATTCAATGTTGTCGCCAGGTTTTTGCCTCCTTTCTAGCACTCTGCATATGTCAGAAGAAAACTGTCAGACTCCTTGTAGGACACTAACAGCAAAACGACTGATTCCGGAAGAACCAATTATTAGGAATTGTATCCACTCTTTTATTGAAGCAACAATCATCGTTATGTACAAACGAATCAAAAtattattcatttcatttaatttagatATTCTCACTGGTAGGCCTACTCTAAACTGCACGGACAGATTTAGACAATAGTTATTAAAATGGCCTGCAGGAAtaatttgcattatttcttttttttttccccccacagatattttttttaatgtaaactcCATATAGGCTTCGTGTGCTGCTGTAAAGCGCACTGTACCGCATTGCAGCATTCCCTTCACCTTCACCTTATTTACATTCACACAGCTTAAGGTCCACTGATATTCACTAACacgatattaatattattataggcTACCAGTGCCATAGGTATCCAAAAAGAGAGTTAGGTTACTTGCTtacatttatttactattatttaatgaaaacaCATAGGCTATTATGTGAAGATAGATTCAATAAATTAATGCGCAAAAATGtagatttatattttttaaagaaataaaaaatgtcataCATTTCGATTCATGCATATGATTTCATTAGCACATGTGACGGAAttaaatgcatttcattttgtaatattttgcaCGTATAAACTGCATAAAATGCACATTAACTGCATTATGATTGTCAATTCAGTTTTTCAATTCCAGtagacaaataaaagaaaatgtccTAGTATTCTGGAAAATACTCAGAAACTACAAAAATTTCTATGCGTAAACGaaaaatgaaatatgaggaGACGTGTGTATTAGAGGCAGTGATGGGGGAAAGGTAAAGAACAATTCGTTCATATGGTCGAGGCGGTTGATCTTTCATCCCCCCTTTTCATAGATtacaaaaagtttttattttgaagtttttattttttaaaagacacGCGCACAAAAAATACCACATTTCGAGGAGCAgctctaaataattattttctcaTATGATTTCAGTCGTGGTCTTTTTGCAGGTATTATGTGAATGAGAAGAAACACTCAAGGGGATTCTCTAATTGAACGATTACTATCCAGtcgaaaatgcattttaatagcCGGATTACAGTGACAACctttaaagattaaaaaaactTGCATGCTTCCATCCCCTCCTCCCAAGATTATGCAGAATTACATAATTTTATGCACGTCTCAGTGAGGCGTGACGCCAAAACCGACTGGGGAAACTCGTTATTGAACAGATCAAACTAGCAACAAATTCGTGATTTTCTGTTCAGTTATAGCTATAGTTAGAGTTTATATGTAGGCTATTTAGAGGCACAACACGCACATATGCAGGCCTATATTAGcctattattataaaataactaaatcaattggataatgttaaaatatcttacttgtaCACGTGCCCCAGTGTCTTCCCCGCTAGTTGCTTCAGCCCCTCTTTGCTGGGCATAAAACCAGGCTCCCTCTGAGTCTCCATGTCCAAATGTGATAATCCCTCGTTTTTTCCCGGTAATGTTAAAGTACCATGTCACAGTGTGTGATGACAGAGCATACCGGACCGATACCCAGCGGATCAATGATTCAGTAAGACGGATGAGGAAAATTCACGACGGTGTTCACAGGGCGAAGAGAAAAATCCGCCTACACAAGAGAGATATCAGAAGTGGTCTGGCTCTGTCTACTCATAATTATAAACTCAAAAACTGCCCTGCGCGCGATAAGGGCACGCGATGCCATCTCAGATTTGAGTAAACAAATTAATGTTCGCTTCAAAACGAgttgaaaaaacaaataataataataaaaaacgaTGTATGATCAAATAAGAGGGAAAAGGAAAAACTGGTCCTGTTCCCTGTCAAAGTGCAAAGTGCAAAGTGACAGTTAAAGGAGGTGAAAAGCTTCCAGCACCAAGGTCAGCGACAGTCTCGCGTTCAGAGCGGCGCGAGCTCCCGCCGCCACTCCTTTGCCAACTAGCAGTGTGCTGTGCGCGAGGCGGATCACTCCCGTCAGAGTGCCAGCAGCGGTTCACCGCTTTGGGAGGGGTTAGAGAGGGCGGATAATGTAGCCTACACAttccattcacattttctttgaTTTTGTCCTTAGATGCAGTGAATTATGTTCCACGTGCGGCAAATGATAGTTTTTCGAGGTGCATATGAAAGACACGTGACGTGACATTCGAAGTTTCTACATTTGTGCTTTATATACCTATTGCTTGTTTTCCATCAAAGGCCGTGCAAGCCTCCTGGGGGCGGTGCTATGGAAACCGAATGAGGGGTGTTTCCCCCCTCCAAGTGCGTGTGCTGGTGTGAAGGAAAGCGTATTAATAATTCACACATACATCGCAGTCCCACTCCCTCTCTCTGTTTCACTGTCCCCCACAGCAAAACATAAAAATTGCTATTGTCTGTACGAGTGCCAAATTCGTAGCCAATACAGATCATTTTGAATTTAAGTCTGTTTCTAAtgacatttagaaagacatttTGATGTTACTTTGATAAAATcgtaattattattttgatatcCTGCTAAATCAGAGCTCTACGTAGGAAATTAACTGCGCTGCTGCGACACTGTGCGTTCTTGAAAGCGGCACACAACAGGTTGATGATGGCGCGCTAAGTGAGGCGCAGGCGCCATCTGGTGCTCATTTACCGTACTGCAGAGGACGAGTATGAGGTCTCTGCGGAACAAAAGCgggcgtttctgtatttgtgggtgttttcaaactggtgggtgtttatatatcatgcaatgaaaatgatccccttCACccgaccccacccctaaaccctaCCCACACTCTGACATGGGCAAATCAGGTAACGCTCTCAAAAACGCCCCTCTGTTTATGGCCTCGCCCATCAATCATTAATGTCCTACAGAGACCTGTACTTGCAGAGGACGCCCAACAAGTGCTAAACACGTGATATACTTCAATCACTTTATTTTGGCACGTTCTAGTCATTGGAATGCAAACAAGAATTTCTTTTAAAGTCTtgattcatgattattcacacTTCCCTTTTCACACGGCTTTCATGCAACTCATTCTGTAAACATTTGTAGgccaaataaaaatacacatacaCAAGTATCATTGTCAAAGAAAATAATTAAGGCAAAGGCATGGATGACATGGTCTCAtctgaacacacaaaaaatcctaaactaagtgcaatttttattattatttttagatattttttaaaatatcccTGCCACATTCATTAAATAGTCACACTAATTATGTATATTGTGTATTGGTTTGTATAGCAACAGATAATAATCAGAATAATTCTGTAAACTGTAATTGTATTATCCATAAAAGATTTTTGAAAGACAGCATGAATCACTCAacaggctaaaaaaaaaaacaacagaattTATAACAGATTTCTGTGAAATGAACAGGTATGGCTCAATGTTGTGTACACGTGTAGTTGAATTGATAAGACACTTTAAAAACAGAGTCAATCACCTGGGACATAATATTAACATTGTTTTCAAACTGTTCCAAGTCCATGTAAAGGATGGTTGGTGCTGAGTGAATAGTGTTCAGAATGTAGTAAACAAACATCTGAAATGTTGATGGGGCAGTTCAAAATTTTTAAACCAAACTCTCTTTGCACCAGGTCAGTAATACAGCAGGAAACACTTGATTTCTTCAATTCACTCACTTCAAAactgatataattttttttttgtccttttgcATGTATAAACCAACAGGTGTTATTCTAGGTCTTACATGGGAATCTCTTTCACTGAATTAATTTGTCCCATCATTGCCGTAATATCAAATGTAGTTATCAGAGTGAATATCTCACTGATGCACAGAGAACTGATTACAAAAATCTGAACTAATCCTGTTAAGTGCATTTGTGCAGAAATCagttacagtgaaaaaaaaaaaaagactagtTCTTCTAGTCATGATTAAAAAGCCTCATATATACGATATGTGCAAACATTGACAGACTCTTGCAGAATGAGGTGATGCATAATGGCTTGAGTTTCTGTATCAGAAAATACATAGCAAGTCATTACAGAGCTTAATCTGGTGAAAACACAATTCTTCCACAATCCATCCTTCCAGCCATATAATAAATCAGTTATATGATTACTCTGAAGTAATAAATGCATCTTTGAAGaaagctaataataataatattaataataacaaaaaaaaatcatcacattttaatattacactgaacaaaatgtgTGGGTGACCAATTTTCTACAAGGTACAGCATTAATTagcaacaataaaatataaatactctGAGAAACATGATAATACAAGTACTACAGGAATGATTATGCGATTCTGTGTTTCTTAAGGGAAAATAACCACAGTGGTAAAATCCACtggataaaaacaaatattaactTAAATCTCACATGCcccccaaaaaacaacaaaacaaaccccCCGATATATCAGAAAATGAAAAGCAAAAAAGACAATACATACAGTCTACATGTACCTCTTTCACAGTCAGACATACAGGGCAAAACATGCAGATTACATCTGCAAAAGAAAAATGGAATGGCAACAAGCTGGACGTACGTAAAAGCTTTATTGCCTTCTAAAAACATGTCATATCTGATTATTCTTAAGTTGCCTTCGCAGCAACTTGCTCTCGAGGCAACATGAGCAGCATCAGGTTGCATTCCAGAGGGATTGCTGTTTAAATCACTGTGATCCGTCTCcaagcctttctccactgaaAAAGTGCAGTTATATAAGTGCACCCCGGACATGTAAAAGAAACTGTATTGTTCTCCTATAAACTGCAAGCAGAAAAAAGCTGCAGATTTGTTTAACTGTTAGGCGTGTGGTTCCTTGTAAAAGTTCTGgcagttgtttttaataaatgtttgaagAGGTCCTGAAGATCTGATTCCTCCATGCTTTGCAGGGTACAGTGCATTTGCGTAGTCCTGAGGACTCAGGGATGTTCAAATACATTCAGAAACCACCTGGTGTTTACTAGGACTAGAGGGCAGCAGTGAGGCTGTTTCTGTGGACAGGCAGAAACTCTGGCTCAGCTGCATCTTGAGTTTCTCCACTTCGTAGTTGTGCAGATATTCCTGAACCAGAAAGCGTTCGCGCTTTATACGTGCTTTCACGTCTGACGGCACATCTGGAATCAGCCACGCCACGAAGAATTTCACCACAAATACAACGTGCTGAGAAACGAGGGGAAACAAAAGGAACAGTCATCATGTGCACATACTGCAGAAccaaatttaaacaaattaaaagccTGTTAAAGCTTCACTAAGATCAGAATACTGCTGTGCTAAATCATCATATGCAGTTCTAATCATCCAAGTTTCAGTGTCTCTCcagtcttcactgtcacatgatccagaaataattctgatatgctgattttctactcaaaaaacatgattattattcaagttaaaaacagttgtg is a genomic window of Megalobrama amblycephala isolate DHTTF-2021 linkage group LG3, ASM1881202v1, whole genome shotgun sequence containing:
- the slc17a6b gene encoding vesicular glutamate transporter 2.1, which produces METQREPGFMPSKEGLKQLAGKTLGHVYKVLERRQKPGDNIELTEDGRPTQTSEKKPPLCDCTCFGLPRRYIIAIMSGLGFCISFGIRCNLGVAIVSMVNNSTVHLNGKIVIKEKAKFNWDPEIVGMIHGSFFWGYIVTQIPGGYISSRLAANRVFGAAIFLTSTLNMFIPTAARAHYGCVIFVRILQGLVEGVTYPACHGIWSKWAPPLERSRLATTSFCGSYAGAVIAMPLAGILVQYTGWSSVFYVYGCFGIFWYMFWILVSYESPAVHPTISAEERCFIEESIGESAKLLGPAEKYKTPWKKFFTSMPVYAIIVANFCRSWTFYLLLISQPAYFEEVFGFEISKVGMLSALPHLVMTIIVPIGGQIADYLRSKNILSTTTVRKIMNCGGFGMEATLLLVVGYSHSKGMAISFLVLAVGFSGFAISGFNVNHLDIAPRYASILMGISNGVGTLSGMVCPLIVGAMTKHKTREEWQYVFLIASLVHYGGVIFYGIFASGEKQPWADPELTSDEKCGFIDEDELAEETGDITQSYGALGGPAKTYGATTQLNGGWAEGWDKREVFVQDGVEEEGYGYRQGGDYS